CATGAAAGGCATTTTGAATAATATGAAAATATCAAGACCCCTACGATATTGCCATTGTCGGACTTTGTAAAAAGAGCTGTTTTTCTTTCAATGTTTTTTATAACTGTTTTTTTATAATCTTCCAACTGTTCTGCAGTTTCCAATCCTGGAAAATTATCTCTAACTATTTGAATCATTTCTATGCAGGCATATCGTTTAGTTCTGCAAATTGTAATTTAAAATTGGGAGCATTATGTTTCCTTACAAGTAGATCCATGAAAAAAACACCTTTTAAAACATTGCTGTAAAGTGGCCCATATATTCAATGAATATGTGTAGGATAAAAAGATTTTTATTACTTTTAAATTACTCTTTTTAATTTTAAAAAAATAATAAAGTTACTCTTTTTTAATTTTTTCAACAACTTCTATTCCGTAAATTTGGGTGTCCGGATATTGTCCAAATTCATCTTTTTCAATTGCCTTTACCATGTCCCAAATCGTTAAAAGTGCAACAGAAACTCCAGTTAAACTTTCCATCTCGATTCCTGTTTTGTATGTAGCTTTTACCCTTGCTTCTGCTTTTATTTTATCATCAAAAATCTCAAAATTAACTTTTATAGATTCAATCGGAAGTGGGTGGCACATCGGAATGATATTCGAAGTGTTTTTAACCGCCATAACTCCTGCAACTTGCGCAGTAGTTAAAACATCTCCTTTAATGAGTTCTTTTTTGGTAATTTTTTCAATAGTCGATTTTTTAAGTTTTATAAACCCAATTGCAGTACAAATTCGTTCAACGTCCTTTTTTTTGGAAACATCGACCATTTTTACGCCATTTTCATCAACATGTGTAAGCACGATTATCGCCTTTTGAATAGATAATATTAAGAAAAAGAATATTCGTATATTGTTGTGTAATTTTATTTAAGTTATTTGATTCTATGTTGTGAAAATAATGAAGATCGACGGGCTAACTGAGAGAATACTTACGCTACTTGAAAAATACAGCACTACTAGAGAAATTGCGGCCGCCATGGAAACCCACCCTAAAAATATTGATAGATACATCCGGGTTTTGAGGGATCTTGGGTTTGTCGAAACAAAAAAGGGAAAAACGGGCGGTGTTTTTTTAACAAACGAAGGAAGATACGTTTTAAAGAAAAAAAATATAAATTTAATTACTATCAAAGTTCAGGTGGTCGCTGAAGATAAAATAGGGCTGTTGGCAAGTATATCTTCTAGAATTTCTGAAATAAATGGGAATATTTTATCAACTACGCTTGAAAAAGAAGGAAATAAGGTAAGAGTCTGGTTAGTCATCGAAAATCTTGAATTTAATGATTTAAAAGATAATTTAAAAGATATAGCTGATAAAGTGGTGCTTTTATGATCGAAGTAGAGATAAAAGTTAGTTTAATGGACGAAGATTCTGAAAAAATACTCGAAAAACTAAAAAGTCTAGGTTTTGAAAAAAACGAAACAAAAGAACAAATTGATAAATATTTTAACGGAATAGATCGCGATTTTCAAATAACCGATGAAGCTTTAAGAATAAGAAAATCCCTAAATCTCGATACAAACGAAGGAACTGTATATGTTACCTACAAAGGAAAAAAATTAGACAATATTTCAAAAACAAGAGAAGAAATTGAATTAGAAATTTCGGAAATGGATCCAATGTACAAAATTTTTGAAAAGTTAGGATTTAAACCCGTCGATCCAGTTCGAAAGGTAAGGGAGATTTACAGAAAAGATGATCTCGAAGTTTCATTTGATAATGTGGATTATGTTGGAAACTATCTTGAAATTGAAAAAGTTGTGGACGACGATTCAAAACGCGAACAGGCTCTTGAAGAACTTCTAAATTTACTGAAAAGTTTAAATATCAGTACTGATAAATTAGAAAAGAGATCTTATTTAGAATTGCGGAGAGGAAACTGTGGAAAATAGGAAATTGGTGGCATTATTTATTGGATTGGCAATGATCTGTTCTACAATCCCACTGTTTTTTTTCACATTAAATTAATTAATTTTTTTTTAAAATAAAAAAGTAATGGAATTAACCCATAAGTTTGTTTATTCCATCAATAACTGCTTCCACTGATGCTTTAACAACGTCATCGCCAGTAGCTTTTGCAATAACTTCTTTTTCATGATTTTCAAGTCTAACGGTAACTTCTGCAATAGCGTCAGTTCCACCCGAAATTGCACTGATGTTGTATTCATTTAATCTGACGTTTTCGCCAACTGCAGCCTGAATTGCTTTTAATGCTGCATCGACAGGACCAACCCCTAGTTCAGATGTTTTATAAATTTTATCTCTTACTTTCAATGCAACGCTTGCAGTTGGAAGTACGTTGTTTCCGGTAATTACTGCAAACTGCTCTAAATCAACGATTCTTTCAGATTTTAAAGTTCTCTGAGTAATATCTTCAGTAATTGCCATTACATCTGCGTCGGTTACAATTTTTCCTTTATCCCCAATTGCTTTTACCCGTTCAACAATGTCGCAAAACTGTTCTTTTGAAAGATTATCTCCAATTTCAACACCGATTTCTGAAAGCTTTGATTTTATCGCGTGAGCACCGCTATGTTTTCCAAGAACAATTCTACGCTTATTACCAACAATTGCAGGATCAATTGGTTCATATGTTAGGGCATGTGCTAAAACACCGTGTGCGTGAATTCCACTTTCGTGAGCAAATGAATTTTCGCCAACGATTGCTTTGTTAGGTTGTGTTTTAATTCCTGTGTAATTTGAAACGATTCTTGAGAGTTTTGTGAGCATTTTTGTATCGACATTAGTTTCTATTCCGTAAACCATGTTCAATGTCATCACGGTTTCTTCTAATGATGCATTTCCTGCTCTTTCACCAAGTCCATTTACAGTACAGTGAACCTGTTCAGCACCAGCTTCAACTGCTGCAACTGAGTTTGAAACAGCAATTCCAAAGTCATTGTGGCAGTGTACTGATAAAGGAACTTTAATATCTTTCTTAAGTTCAGAAATCAAGTAATTCATTGAATTTGGAACCATAACTCCAACTGTGTCTGGAACATTTATCCTGTCTGCCCCGGCTTCAACTGCTTTTTTGTAAACTTCTTTTAAATAATCGAGTTCAGTTCTTGTAGCATCTTCTGCTGAGAATTCTACAATTACTCCGCGTTCCTTGATGTATTCGATAGCTTCGATTGCAGTATCGATAATCTTTTCTTTACTCATTTTTAGCTTGTATTCCCTGTGTAGTGGGGATGTTGCAATAAATGTGTGGATACTGTCAACACCACAATCAATTGCAATATCAATATCTTTTTTAACAGCTCTTGTAAGTCCGCAGATTTCTGCATCGAGCCCCATAGAAGTTATTTTTTTAATGGATTCCTGTTCGCCTTCGGAAGATACTGGAAAACCGGCTTCTATTGCATCAACGCCAATTTCGCTTAAATGTTTTGCAATATCTATTTTTTGGTTAGGCATTAGGGAAACTCCGGGGGTCTGTTCCCCATCCCGTAGCGTAGTATCAAATACGCGCACCTTTTCGGGCAGTTTCATAGATTTTAGGGAGTTTTTAATAATTTCGTTACTATCCAAATAAGATTCCATATCATCACCATTAACTAAATAAAATATTCAAATAATGTAATTTTAAAGATATTATGCTAAGGAACTATTTAATTATTTTTACGATACCAAACTCCTATTAAAATGCCTAAAATCATACCTGTGATTAGATACGTGATATTTATAAAGTAATTTTTGTAATCGTTACCAAACAAGTTTAAATTATTTGAATTTCCCGGAATTTCGTAATTCACGCTTTCTTTCCTATAATTAAAAGCATCACTATCAAATTCTTTTAGAATATCCATATTCATCTGGGCGTAGGCTATAGAATATTTGAAATAGAGAATTTTTGAATATTTATCGTCTAGATTTTCCGCGTATTCGAAATAACTTAGCGCAGAAACCGGAATATATTCTGAATTATTTTCATTATTTAAAACGCAGTTTTCAGCTCTGTTTATCTTTTTTTCAGCCAAAGCTGATAGATAATCTACATCTGTTGTATAATCAAGAATTGTAGTCGAATAAACATATGCATCGATACTTTTTGATATTGCAAGAAGATACTCTTTTTCGTTATAAAGATCGATCGAATCTTCGATCTGCGTTACTGGATAAGCTATGAGTTCTTCTGAAAGAACTGTTGAAGTATATACAACAACAATTTCTGAATTGTCGAGGTACTCTCTTGAAAGATATTTCAGGTCTTTTTCATCAATTTCTTCAGGATTTTCTTCTTCAGGCGCTAGTTCAAGCCACCAAATTCCAGTTTCGGCCCTTAACTTTGCATATGCAGCATATTCAAGTGCAGAAGTTAGATTTCTTTCATCAAGCTGATAAAATGATTCATCCATTAATTCGGAAGCTTCATATATTCTGCTTTTTGATGAAAATATGTATTCAATATTGTTTTTTGTCAAAGTTACATTTGATACATAGTTCTTTTTTTCACGTATGCTTTCATTTACAGCTAAAAGGTAATTTTTAACAGATTCGTTATTTTTGCATAAATATTTTGACTGCAAGGTTTCAAAGATAACTAAAGCATTAAAGCTTCTCGACATTCCTGCATAATAATTACTGTTTGAATCCAGTT
This Methanococcus maripaludis C5 DNA region includes the following protein-coding sequences:
- a CDS encoding Rrf2 family transcriptional regulator: MKIDGLTERILTLLEKYSTTREIAAAMETHPKNIDRYIRVLRDLGFVETKKGKTGGVFLTNEGRYVLKKKNINLITIKVQVVAEDKIGLLASISSRISEINGNILSTTLEKEGNKVRVWLVIENLEFNDLKDNLKDIADKVVLL
- a CDS encoding S16 family serine protease, whose product is MKKLITIFTILIAISPTFAFDLENNTEFESYVSITAPAVSITDEGYVGTAVDIDVKVSDGEGHAYMDTLPLTDIDMQGSARIASKVAFDTCGKDSDDYDVYYIIRSDVPTVGGPSAGAVLTVATIAAINNWTLNKNVMMTGMIGPDGTIGPVGGILEKIEVGAEKHVDYFLIPYGQRYQIDENNNSIDSIEYGKNLGINVVEVSNIYDAVYYFTNYEIETDYKKNPMIDSKYNQIMEELSKITLENAKKNLEDVENLDLSILNSSEKQEFQENIQTASNLVYLGNELDSNSNYYAGMSRSFNALVIFETLQSKYLCKNNESVKNYLLAVNESIREKKNYVSNVTLTKNNIEYIFSSKSRIYEASELMDESFYQLDERNLTSALEYAAYAKLRAETGIWWLELAPEEENPEEIDEKDLKYLSREYLDNSEIVVVYTSTVLSEELIAYPVTQIEDSIDLYNEKEYLLAISKSIDAYVYSTTILDYTTDVDYLSALAEKKINRAENCVLNNENNSEYIPVSALSYFEYAENLDDKYSKILYFKYSIAYAQMNMDILKEFDSDAFNYRKESVNYEIPGNSNNLNLFGNDYKNYFINITYLITGMILGILIGVWYRKNN
- the cyaB gene encoding class IV adenylate cyclase; the encoded protein is MIEVEIKVSLMDEDSEKILEKLKSLGFEKNETKEQIDKYFNGIDRDFQITDEALRIRKSLNLDTNEGTVYVTYKGKKLDNISKTREEIELEISEMDPMYKIFEKLGFKPVDPVRKVREIYRKDDLEVSFDNVDYVGNYLEIEKVVDDDSKREQALEELLNLLKSLNISTDKLEKRSYLELRRGNCGK
- a CDS encoding 2-isopropylmalate synthase; this encodes MESYLDSNEIIKNSLKSMKLPEKVRVFDTTLRDGEQTPGVSLMPNQKIDIAKHLSEIGVDAIEAGFPVSSEGEQESIKKITSMGLDAEICGLTRAVKKDIDIAIDCGVDSIHTFIATSPLHREYKLKMSKEKIIDTAIEAIEYIKERGVIVEFSAEDATRTELDYLKEVYKKAVEAGADRINVPDTVGVMVPNSMNYLISELKKDIKVPLSVHCHNDFGIAVSNSVAAVEAGAEQVHCTVNGLGERAGNASLEETVMTLNMVYGIETNVDTKMLTKLSRIVSNYTGIKTQPNKAIVGENSFAHESGIHAHGVLAHALTYEPIDPAIVGNKRRIVLGKHSGAHAIKSKLSEIGVEIGDNLSKEQFCDIVERVKAIGDKGKIVTDADVMAITEDITQRTLKSERIVDLEQFAVITGNNVLPTASVALKVRDKIYKTSELGVGPVDAALKAIQAAVGENVRLNEYNISAISGGTDAIAEVTVRLENHEKEVIAKATGDDVVKASVEAVIDGINKLMG
- the moaC gene encoding cyclic pyranopterin monophosphate synthase MoaC, with protein sequence MLTHVDENGVKMVDVSKKKDVERICTAIGFIKLKKSTIEKITKKELIKGDVLTTAQVAGVMAVKNTSNIIPMCHPLPIESIKVNFEIFDDKIKAEARVKATYKTGIEMESLTGVSVALLTIWDMVKAIEKDEFGQYPDTQIYGIEVVEKIKKE